In the Roseimicrobium gellanilyticum genome, one interval contains:
- the tmk gene encoding dTMP kinase: protein MKRPIPGGLLIAVEGIDGAGKTTVAATLAQWCGERGLLCALSKEPTSLEWGTKLRESASAGRLTLAQELDMFHKDRAQHTEQSIGPALEEDGIMILDRYYWSTAAYQGARGASVKEVLEHNETSFPIPDLILLLDLPVEVGQKRIRVRGDQPNSFEDAAYQQKIRDLFLKLPAQSQARSVIVDASQPWRDVSRECLSLFKDAALQKLWKTANPGSLGTGTLGIFGG, encoded by the coding sequence ATGAAACGACCCATCCCCGGAGGACTTCTTATCGCCGTGGAAGGCATTGATGGCGCGGGCAAGACCACCGTGGCAGCCACGCTGGCGCAGTGGTGCGGAGAGCGCGGTCTGCTGTGTGCACTCTCGAAGGAGCCCACCAGCCTGGAATGGGGCACGAAACTGCGCGAATCCGCCTCTGCCGGTCGCCTCACGCTGGCGCAGGAGCTGGACATGTTTCACAAGGATCGCGCCCAGCACACGGAGCAATCCATTGGGCCGGCGTTGGAGGAGGATGGCATCATGATCCTGGACCGCTACTACTGGAGCACCGCCGCCTACCAAGGCGCCCGTGGGGCCAGTGTGAAGGAGGTGCTGGAGCACAACGAGACCAGCTTCCCCATTCCGGACCTCATCCTGCTGCTGGATCTGCCGGTCGAGGTGGGACAGAAGCGCATCCGCGTCCGCGGCGACCAGCCGAACTCCTTCGAAGACGCGGCCTACCAGCAGAAGATCCGTGACCTTTTCTTGAAGCTGCCCGCACAAAGCCAGGCCCGCTCCGTGATCGTGGATGCCTCGCAACCGTGGCGCGACGTCTCGCGCGAATGCCTGAGTCTCTTCAAGGACGCCGCACTGCAGAAACTGTGGAAGACGGCAAATCCCGGCTCCCTGGGCACGGGCACGCTGGGGATCTTCGGGGGTTGA
- a CDS encoding prenyltransferase/squalene oxidase repeat-containing protein, with the protein MTRHSALCLVLQLGCVFMMRSLCAAGELTPAPMPEPAAVKAAVQKGLAFLEKEGAAWYEEKSCLSCHHIPFQVWAHREAQRRGFSVEQKKLDEWVGWCVELAEPKGGNDVLAELMVFLSRDMVPPGEAQKKLETLPAKIASFQKPDGSWAASGQFHAESWPAAEANETTTRLMLQSLNSPWADAEKTKANRERALAWLKTREAQTANASPQSTRTHATRLAYAVTIKHTVQQVALCETLLSQQQPDGGWRWKMGAEGKDSDPITTGEVLYVLNVAAAKQMDTIAPRAVAYLLKTQREDGAWYQDHKRISNKIRKEENPKVDGIYTYWSTAWATLGLLSTFPEVKAEVTAVK; encoded by the coding sequence ATGACTCGCCATTCAGCGCTTTGTCTCGTTTTGCAGCTTGGCTGTGTGTTCATGATGCGCTCGCTGTGTGCTGCCGGGGAACTCACACCCGCGCCGATGCCTGAGCCAGCTGCCGTGAAAGCGGCGGTGCAAAAGGGCTTGGCCTTTCTGGAAAAGGAGGGAGCCGCCTGGTACGAGGAGAAGAGCTGTCTCTCCTGTCACCACATTCCCTTTCAGGTCTGGGCCCATCGCGAAGCCCAGCGCCGCGGCTTTTCCGTGGAGCAGAAGAAGCTCGACGAATGGGTTGGCTGGTGCGTGGAACTCGCCGAACCGAAGGGCGGGAATGACGTGCTCGCCGAGCTGATGGTCTTCCTGTCTCGCGATATGGTGCCGCCCGGTGAGGCGCAGAAGAAACTGGAGACCCTGCCTGCGAAGATCGCGAGTTTCCAGAAGCCGGATGGTTCGTGGGCGGCATCAGGACAGTTTCACGCGGAGAGCTGGCCCGCGGCCGAAGCGAACGAGACCACGACGAGGCTCATGCTGCAGAGCCTGAACTCGCCTTGGGCGGATGCGGAGAAGACCAAGGCGAATCGGGAGCGCGCGCTCGCTTGGCTGAAGACCCGCGAGGCGCAGACCGCGAACGCGAGTCCTCAAAGCACGCGCACCCATGCCACGCGACTTGCCTACGCCGTGACAATCAAACATACGGTCCAACAAGTTGCGCTCTGTGAGACGTTGCTTTCCCAGCAACAACCCGATGGTGGATGGCGCTGGAAGATGGGTGCAGAAGGCAAAGACAGCGATCCTATCACCACCGGTGAAGTGCTCTACGTCCTCAACGTCGCCGCCGCAAAGCAGATGGACACGATAGCACCTCGCGCCGTCGCCTACCTCTTGAAGACGCAACGCGAAGACGGCGCTTGGTATCAGGATCACAAAAGAATCAGCAACAAGATCCGCAAGGAGGAGAACCCCAAGGTCGATGGCATCTACACTTACTGGTCCACCGCATGGGCGACCCTGGGATTGCTGAGCACATTTCCCGAGGTGAAGGCGGAAGTGACGGCGGTGAAGTAG
- a CDS encoding LysR family transcriptional regulator, translating into MHMAHDFLATSPFDLRDLHHFHALAESGSFTVAARNVGLTQSSLTRAIQGMEQRLGISLFERTTRRVTLTEAGLYLKQHSRRLVGDVDAVLKRIREEFTEARREVKVGISRSVTLAHLPGLFAASQRHQPEVFTRVYHQDSAAILEALDQRELDLGILCPPRRLHPSLEITHQFQDVFALIAARDAVAPPATANSRTWRSWLTHQRWLMLDPRTNTGRAMRSWLHEQNLEIEPAMELDSFDVVIQLVATGMGIGLVPRRSLAAFARRQAVQRLTWKPRFTRELAVLARKERKRAAHVQGFVDHILF; encoded by the coding sequence ATGCATATGGCGCATGACTTCCTCGCCACCTCACCCTTCGACCTGCGCGACCTGCATCATTTCCACGCGCTGGCGGAGAGTGGCAGTTTCACGGTGGCTGCGCGGAATGTGGGGCTCACGCAGAGCTCCCTCACACGCGCCATCCAGGGCATGGAGCAGCGTCTTGGCATCTCGCTTTTCGAGCGCACCACCCGGCGCGTCACCCTGACCGAAGCCGGTCTCTACTTGAAGCAACACTCCCGGCGTCTTGTGGGCGATGTGGACGCGGTGCTGAAGCGGATCCGTGAGGAATTCACCGAAGCACGGCGTGAGGTGAAGGTGGGTATCTCACGCAGTGTCACACTCGCGCATCTGCCCGGTCTCTTTGCGGCGAGCCAGCGACATCAGCCGGAGGTCTTTACGCGGGTGTATCACCAGGACAGTGCGGCCATCCTTGAGGCGCTGGATCAGCGCGAACTGGATCTCGGCATTCTCTGCCCGCCACGGCGTCTGCATCCGAGTCTGGAGATCACTCATCAGTTCCAGGATGTGTTCGCGCTGATCGCAGCGCGTGATGCCGTGGCGCCGCCGGCCACCGCCAACTCGCGCACCTGGCGAAGTTGGCTCACGCATCAAAGATGGCTCATGCTCGATCCACGTACCAATACCGGCCGTGCCATGCGCTCCTGGCTGCATGAGCAGAATCTGGAAATCGAGCCCGCGATGGAGCTCGACAGCTTCGATGTCGTCATCCAGCTCGTCGCCACCGGCATGGGCATTGGACTGGTGCCCCGACGCTCGCTCGCCGCCTTTGCGCGAAGGCAGGCCGTGCAACGCCTCACCTGGAAACCCCGCTTCACCCGCGAGCTGGCCGTGCTGGCACGGAAAGAACGCAAACGCGCCGCGCACGTGCAGGGCTTCGTGGATCACATCCTGTTCTGA
- a CDS encoding ferredoxin, with protein MSNPLDRNPENVPGSFYVDNTCIDCDICRGSAPQFFTRWDDGGYSIVHTQPVTEEEIAQAMEAMEGCPSESIGRE; from the coding sequence ATGTCCAACCCACTCGACCGCAATCCTGAAAACGTGCCCGGCTCCTTCTATGTCGACAACACCTGCATCGACTGCGACATCTGCCGGGGAAGCGCGCCGCAGTTCTTCACCCGCTGGGATGATGGCGGCTACAGCATCGTCCACACCCAACCAGTGACGGAGGAGGAAATCGCGCAGGCCATGGAAGCCATGGAGGGATGCCCTTCGGAATCCATCGGGCGCGAGTGA
- a CDS encoding YciI family protein, giving the protein MNAAPTSTEVESKPKFMLFLRHPHGEDLPPTPQELEVIMGRFKIWMDDMEARGHVIGTNGLDTNAGRVLRGTMVMDGPLIEAKEIVGGYVMLTAENLDQAAILAGACPGLEYGMTLEVRPVVACCGAASD; this is encoded by the coding sequence ATGAATGCTGCCCCAACATCCACCGAAGTCGAATCCAAGCCCAAGTTCATGCTCTTCCTGCGCCATCCGCACGGGGAAGATCTCCCGCCCACGCCGCAGGAGCTTGAGGTCATCATGGGGCGCTTCAAGATTTGGATGGATGACATGGAGGCCAGAGGACACGTGATCGGTACCAATGGTCTGGATACGAACGCTGGCAGAGTGCTGCGGGGCACCATGGTGATGGACGGGCCACTCATTGAGGCAAAAGAGATTGTCGGCGGCTATGTGATGCTCACTGCTGAAAATCTCGATCAGGCCGCAATACTGGCCGGCGCGTGCCCCGGGCTGGAGTACGGCATGACCCTGGAGGTGCGGCCGGTAGTCGCCTGCTGTGGGGCGGCCAGTGATTGA
- a CDS encoding YciI family protein: MLLLRHPYGDGPPPTPSEMEEIMGHFKKWMESMNSKGQVVATHGLEPTGKVLRGPHGALIVDGPMIEAKEIVGGYVTIYAENLEEAVECARACPALNYRIAVEVRPVAHCDRPEA; the protein is encoded by the coding sequence ATGCTGCTGCTTCGCCACCCCTATGGTGACGGACCGCCCCCTACACCCAGTGAAATGGAGGAGATCATGGGACACTTCAAAAAATGGATGGAGTCCATGAATTCAAAGGGCCAGGTGGTTGCAACGCATGGACTGGAGCCCACCGGAAAGGTGCTTCGCGGCCCGCATGGTGCACTCATAGTGGACGGTCCAATGATTGAGGCGAAGGAGATTGTGGGCGGGTACGTGACGATCTATGCTGAGAACCTGGAGGAGGCCGTGGAATGCGCCCGGGCGTGCCCAGCTCTGAACTACCGCATCGCGGTGGAGGTACGGCCAGTGGCGCATTGCGATCGCCCGGAGGCGTGA
- a CDS encoding putative quinol monooxygenase, giving the protein MSKQALFIRHQAKPGCRDDVRRVWETFVKPRAAANPGHEAYYFCYDEGDPDTICVFQLYSSKEAMDAFLAGEWYPDYLKAVGEVVAAPPQISPAGLVWQKG; this is encoded by the coding sequence ATGAGCAAGCAAGCCCTCTTCATCCGCCATCAAGCCAAACCGGGATGTCGCGATGACGTGCGACGGGTTTGGGAAACCTTTGTGAAGCCGCGTGCCGCCGCGAATCCGGGGCACGAGGCCTACTACTTCTGCTATGACGAGGGTGACCCAGATACCATCTGTGTGTTCCAGCTCTACAGCAGCAAGGAGGCCATGGATGCCTTTCTCGCTGGCGAGTGGTATCCAGACTATCTGAAAGCGGTGGGTGAAGTCGTGGCCGCGCCCCCGCAGATTTCGCCAGCAGGTCTGGTGTGGCAGAAGGGGTGA
- a CDS encoding YfbM family protein, with protein sequence MGVVLSYIRVSPANAALLLQHPKLMHALLGFEESAASSKRSGFLSRLFGRKVEPKSKSESLPSLEPREGEDEGDTDKAWQGMHFILTGTAEGGDFPEGFIMHGGTPAGDDREETGARLFQPEEVQRIQAVLEAQTEDGVRLRYDGKKMDTAGVYPQIWQRDGEEGVAYIWETLCEMREFVRETVEKKWALLVFFS encoded by the coding sequence ATGGGAGTTGTCCTTTCGTACATCCGTGTATCGCCAGCAAATGCTGCGCTCCTGCTGCAGCATCCGAAGCTGATGCACGCATTGCTGGGTTTTGAAGAAAGCGCTGCGTCGTCAAAGCGAAGCGGTTTTTTATCGAGACTCTTTGGTCGAAAGGTGGAGCCGAAGTCGAAGTCGGAGTCGCTTCCGTCACTGGAACCAAGAGAGGGAGAGGACGAAGGTGATACCGACAAGGCCTGGCAGGGCATGCACTTCATTCTTACAGGCACCGCAGAAGGAGGAGACTTCCCGGAGGGATTCATCATGCACGGTGGAACTCCCGCCGGTGATGACCGGGAAGAGACAGGCGCTCGCCTGTTCCAGCCAGAGGAGGTGCAGCGCATCCAGGCGGTGTTGGAGGCACAGACTGAAGATGGCGTTCGCTTGCGTTACGATGGGAAGAAGATGGACACAGCTGGAGTGTATCCGCAAATCTGGCAGCGCGACGGTGAAGAGGGCGTGGCCTACATCTGGGAAACTCTTTGCGAAATGAGAGAGTTTGTTCGTGAAACCGTGGAGAAGAAGTGGGCGCTGCTGGTATTCTTCAGTTAG
- the lpdA gene encoding dihydrolipoyl dehydrogenase, translated as MTYDLIVIGGGPAGYVGAIRAAQLGKKVACVENDRAGGTCLNWGCIPTKALLKNAELYHTLTHRADEFGLKIDGISYDWSKIVGRSRKVSDKLCGGIEFLFKKNKVDYIRGTAAIPAAGKVEVTDKDGKKTSYDTQKILVATGAKSRPMPGLPFNGKTVIGSREALTLAEQPKEILIVGAGAIGIEFAYFFNAYGTKVTVVEMMPRILPVEDEEVSAALEKSLKKAGIRILTNTKVTASKDHGDKVSLTVEGAANETLEAPMCLVAIGVVPLLPEGVELKKSEKGGWLDTDANYETSVKGIYGAGDIIGPPWLAHVASYEAVHAVEGMFKPGHKPKKVTTFPGCTYCQPQVASIGLTEAQAKAKGLKYKVGKFPYQVSGKALAIAETEGFVKIIYGEPHGEIIGAHIIGAEATELIAEMSLAVTMEATADEIEATIHAHPTLAEMLKEATEVAEGHPIHI; from the coding sequence ATGACCTACGACCTCATCGTCATCGGCGGCGGCCCCGCGGGATACGTCGGCGCCATCCGCGCCGCCCAGCTTGGCAAAAAAGTGGCCTGCGTGGAGAACGACCGCGCTGGCGGTACCTGCCTGAACTGGGGCTGCATTCCCACCAAGGCACTCCTGAAGAACGCCGAGCTGTACCACACCCTCACGCATCGCGCGGACGAGTTCGGCCTGAAGATTGACGGCATCTCCTACGACTGGAGCAAGATCGTGGGCCGCAGCCGCAAGGTGTCCGACAAGCTCTGCGGCGGCATCGAGTTCCTCTTCAAGAAGAACAAGGTGGACTACATCCGCGGCACCGCCGCCATCCCGGCTGCGGGCAAGGTGGAAGTGACGGACAAGGACGGCAAGAAGACCTCCTACGACACCCAGAAGATCCTGGTGGCCACCGGCGCGAAGTCCCGCCCCATGCCCGGCCTGCCCTTCAATGGCAAGACCGTCATCGGCAGCCGCGAGGCGCTGACGCTGGCCGAGCAGCCCAAGGAAATCCTCATCGTGGGCGCCGGCGCCATCGGCATCGAGTTCGCCTATTTCTTCAACGCCTACGGCACGAAGGTGACCGTGGTGGAAATGATGCCCCGCATCCTCCCCGTGGAAGATGAAGAGGTGAGCGCGGCCCTGGAAAAGAGCCTGAAGAAGGCCGGCATCCGCATCCTGACGAACACCAAGGTCACCGCCTCCAAGGACCATGGTGACAAGGTGAGCCTGACCGTCGAAGGCGCGGCCAACGAAACGCTGGAGGCCCCCATGTGCCTCGTGGCCATCGGCGTGGTGCCCCTGCTCCCGGAAGGTGTGGAGCTCAAGAAGTCCGAAAAGGGTGGCTGGCTCGACACCGACGCCAATTACGAGACAAGTGTGAAGGGCATCTACGGCGCCGGCGACATCATCGGGCCGCCCTGGCTCGCGCACGTGGCCAGCTACGAAGCCGTGCACGCGGTGGAAGGCATGTTCAAGCCCGGCCACAAGCCGAAGAAGGTCACCACCTTCCCCGGCTGCACCTACTGCCAGCCGCAAGTTGCCAGCATCGGTCTCACCGAGGCGCAGGCGAAGGCCAAGGGCCTGAAGTACAAGGTCGGCAAGTTCCCCTACCAGGTCAGCGGCAAGGCCCTCGCCATCGCCGAGACGGAAGGTTTTGTGAAGATCATCTACGGCGAACCCCACGGCGAAATCATCGGTGCCCACATCATCGGCGCCGAGGCCACCGAACTCATCGCTGAGATGAGCCTCGCCGTGACCATGGAAGCCACCGCCGACGAAATCGAAGCCACCATCCACGCGCATCCGACCCTGGCCGAGATGCTCAAGGAAGCCACCGAAGTGGCGGAGGGACATCCGATTCATATCTGA